From Candidatus Dependentiae bacterium, the proteins below share one genomic window:
- a CDS encoding HlyC/CorC family transporter — translation MEIVPINTLLVPALLFLIALCARAVFAFLETSITALRLFKIKELAQSTEHYARLFHALEKHPHRVLITILIANSFADVTSAALATHIMETIFAHFDLSSRLGFSAGIAIATIAILVFGEILPKNIAKNRSDRLFRSTLWLINTVYLLFRPLVSLLLQFSDFVMAKTGSKRRMESTSEWVSSEREIRFLIEHVSKRGIMEQEKTQMLQNIFELGDTPIKEIMVPATDIVSVNAHSTINDIRYMFIKHYFTRLPVYKNTIDNIIGMVYLKDIFALQATQETKPLKDIIRPILFVPETMKVNQLLREFRQQHLHLAIVLNEHGSITGLITLEDVLEEIVGEISDEHEPTDKKIIQLKQGGWLVDASIPLEDLETLLSITFETEDSTTLGGFLTEQLQHVPKKGERILYKHFYLQVQKASQKRVFQVLIFENKNGTYDEDIENFEK, via the coding sequence AATAAAGGAATTAGCACAGTCAACTGAGCACTATGCACGATTATTTCACGCACTGGAAAAACATCCTCACAGGGTACTGATAACGATACTGATCGCTAATAGTTTTGCCGATGTAACCAGTGCAGCCTTGGCAACACACATCATGGAAACAATCTTTGCACACTTTGATTTATCAAGTAGGCTTGGTTTTTCTGCCGGTATTGCAATTGCCACCATTGCCATATTGGTCTTTGGGGAAATATTGCCAAAAAATATCGCAAAAAACCGAAGCGATCGATTATTTCGATCTACATTATGGTTAATCAATACTGTTTATTTGTTATTCCGGCCACTTGTTTCTCTTTTATTACAATTTTCAGATTTTGTTATGGCAAAAACTGGAAGCAAACGCCGAATGGAAAGCACTAGCGAATGGGTATCTTCTGAAAGAGAAATTCGCTTTTTAATTGAGCATGTTTCGAAACGTGGTATCATGGAACAAGAAAAAACACAAATGTTACAAAATATTTTTGAGCTTGGTGACACACCAATTAAAGAAATAATGGTTCCTGCCACAGATATTGTCTCTGTGAATGCACATAGTACAATTAATGATATTAGATATATGTTCATTAAGCACTATTTTACTCGTCTACCTGTATACAAAAATACTATCGATAATATTATTGGAATGGTCTACCTTAAAGATATATTTGCTTTACAAGCCACACAAGAAACTAAACCACTCAAGGATATTATTCGTCCCATTTTATTTGTGCCAGAAACTATGAAGGTTAACCAGCTATTGCGTGAATTTCGCCAACAGCACCTGCATCTAGCTATTGTACTTAATGAACATGGCAGCATAACAGGATTAATTACGCTAGAAGATGTGTTAGAAGAAATTGTTGGTGAAATTAGCGACGAGCATGAACCTACAGACAAAAAGATTATTCAGCTTAAGCAAGGTGGTTGGCTTGTTGATGCGAGCATTCCACTTGAAGACTTAGAAACCCTTCTAAGTATCACGTTTGAAACAGAGGATTCCACAACGCTAGGCGGATTTCTTACCGAACAATTACAACATGTTCCTAAAAAAGGTGAACGGATTTTGTACAAACATTTTTATCTACAGGTACAAAAAGCAAGTCAAAAACGTGTTTTTCAAGTTCTTATTTTTGAAAACAAAAACGGCACTTATGATGAAGATATAGAAAATTTTGAAAAATAA